ATCTCACTAAATCATGATTTTAATTTGGGACTTTATGCATGTTATATGTCATATGATCATGGATTACTTCTCTAATATGTTGTGTATAAACATATACACCACAATATTATTTGtgttcctttcattttcattggtTTTTGGCAATGTGAGTATGCGCTAGCCTATAGTCAAACCTAGAAAGTACGTTAATAAGTCTGCCTAGTGGATTCATGTGCACGTCCGTGAATTGTGTGTGGAGAAATATTNaaaaaaaaaaaaaaaaaaaaaaaagagtatgagaaacaattatgaaatttagGTTCTATTAGtcatgatatatattttatgtatatgCATTTTTCGACTCTAATAGTGtatcacttactaagtatttttaaatactcatcCTATGTTTATCATTTTCTCCAGACAAAGGTAAATGACCTATCTACAATAACGTCGGTTAAGTTAAAATGAAACTTTAGATAATTTTTGCTTGCTCGtgaaataacaattttattttaaaagaaaaaaaaaagtaggatAATTGAAGTAGTAAGAGTTGGCTTTTATTATTAGCCATATATTGTtccatttataaataaagttagtctctaattaattttaaaagtatttaataaatcattagagttaattttaaacttatgTCACctattaaacaaaaaagcGCCTGTAGCTCAGTGGATAGAGCGTCTGTTTCCTAAGCAGAAAGTCGTAGGTTCGACCCCTACCTGGCgcgttattttgtttttgttttatttcttttttatttacgGTTATTTTAAACATTCGTTATTCATTAAAGATATCTCATCTATTCTAATGATCTAAATTGAGTGTTAATTTTTTGACTGtaattaacaatttaattcTTCAACTATACgtaacaatttaatatttatattaataaatttgtatcaATTTAGTTTCGTACCTAAAGATTTATAACAATGTAGTCTATCGTCAAAAGTTTATCAAAATTGAGtgttaatttttgttagtAATAACTTAGTATTCGTgatttataaacaatatttaatgTGCTACATGTATAAAAGCTTCATTAAATCTACGAcacatattattttaatgtagAGAGACGAAAGTGTTATATTTAAAGTCAAAGagattaaattgttataaaatcaaaagtaTAAGAACTAAATCCATACTTTCAGGTTAGGTTAGATTTGTGTTATTTGGTTGATGAATTTAAAAACGGTTTAATGTGTTTGaacttctaaaattttgtttatttaaattataaaattaaaaaatgtgtaGAATATATTAATGAGGTATCAACCATGGCTAAAATGCTATCCAgcattgtttttaaaatgcattcaTAAGTCATCACAAAGCAAAGTTGATATCAAACTTTTTTAGAATGTGCAGCTACTTCAATCGCACCTTCAATTCTGTTGATGCAAGATTTGTAGAGAAATCCCAGAAAATCAATGATGCTCTCTTCACAAACACCTTCCAAAGGATTTATCTCAAACTTCCATTCAATCAATGTTGAATCTTCTCCATAGTCCACAAGCTTTAATGTGTTGATGGATCCATCTAATCCCACATTGCTTGCTTCCATTTTGTAACTGTAACTACGAGCTGATGAGTCCATGGAAAGCAACTTCTCTTTGATCCATGATCTTTCTCCGTCTTTCTGCGGGAACATGAAACCCGACACGACCCGTATGTAGCCTGGGGTGCCTTCGTCTCCGGTTATGTCGGTGCATCTCTCGACCATTGGCATCCACTCCTGCAGCCTTTTGGATTGAGTGACCAAGGGCCATACTTTGTCCACAGGAGCATCAACTAAACCCCCTACTGATCCTTCCCATTTCCCATTCTTTCCCTGATATGCCTGCATCAGCAGCACTTGCAAAAtacaaacaaacccaaaaccAAAGTTTCAAGgggaaaatataaacaaagaagtttTCAACTCACCATGTTCATGCCTGTGCTTGTCCTCCAAATTATCTCAGATAGCAAACCGATCATGTACAAGCAGAAATGTTATAGAGGAGCTCATCAGAAACTATAATTTCTTGGTACAAATCATAGAAAGCATAAAGCTAATTTTGGCAGGTAATTGAACAAGAGAGGCAGGAGCCTTACAGGAGATAAATCCAAGGTCACCATCTTTGAGATTTACAATACTTTTGTATTTGCAGAAAGAGCCAAAAGATTCTGTTCTTTATCAAATATACGTTCCTTGAGGGATATGACAGCCACAAATCTCACCATGCTTCATTATTGGTAGGtgtttataagaaaattttatggtGCAAAGCTTCAAAATAGCTTGAACATATTCATTTCTATCATACAAGTCATACAAGCTTCTACTGACAGATGAAATTATGTTTTGAACAAGCAAaggtaagaaaaaaatgggGGGAAATGTTGTTTCACTGCTTAAGCTGCAGCACCAACAGGCACCCCTGAGTTAAGCCTGGACGATCCATAGAGAGTTTCTTCAAAACGAATGATCTCTTCTTTAGATCCATAAGCAACTTGGGTTCTTTCATCGAGATTCTCGATCACCTTGTCAAGCACAGACTGACGGCCATCGCTGCTGTAACCTCCTGCTTTCTCCACTAAGAATCCTAAGGGAGCTACCTCAAATAACAGCCTCAGCTTAGCTTTGGTTGAGGGAGATATCACGTTTGTGAAAATCCCCTTCTCTTTCACAATAATCTATGGATTTAAACAAAACCATCTTTTCAGAAAGGTATTCCTacttttcaatcattttaatGAACCAATTCCATTGAAAATTTATCAGAAAGGTAATAAACCTGGTTGACATCAGGAACCATTCCACCGGTGTATCTCAATGTGTATTTTTCCTTCACATAGTAGTTGATCAGCTGTTGAATTGAAACACACAAAAAAGTAGTAAGCGAAGGCTTTACGTTTTACTGTGATGAGGTATATGAAAAGGAATGCTAATACTCTTCTCAAGAATAGAAAGAAACCTTATCATAGTCAGGATTATCAAATGTGGCCCTCAAATTTCCAGGAGAGAACAGTTTTCCTTCCCCAATCTCTGTTGTCTCTTTAACATGTTGCCATTTTCCTATCAGTAAAGCACAGAAATAAGGTTTTGGATTGAGATCTTCCAGCCATTTTCTCAATAAGAAAAAGCTTTTAATTCAGTTTAGTTATCAAGAGTGACCTTCGTCAAGAAGAAGGAACTCATGAGTGCCAGGGAAGTCTTTCAGAGCAAGAACATATGTCGTGCGGGGACCGTAAACTCCCATGGCAGCGGCAGCTTGATCACTTCCCTTCACTCCAGTCAACTTATCACCTGGCCACACTCCAAAGATGGTGCCGACACTGAAGTTTGTGTCCACAATACTTGAACCATCGAGCGGGTCGAATGCAACACTGAATCCTCCTgcttatattataaaatgtgTTAGCAATCAAAGAATTACCATCGAGTTGTTTgcttataatttgaaaagtgTGACCTTCAACAGGGCCTCCCATGTCTTGAAGCTCTGGCACCTCTTCAGAGCAAGCATATTTGCAGAAGTGTGAGTATCTCAAGGCCTATTcatcaaaaaccaaaattagTACACTATCTTAAGAGCAGGTTTTGAGAAATAGATTCAGATAAACTATAGTTGTTAGAACGATCTCCTTAGAGACCATTATCCGAATCAAAACTCTATATGCAAACATGTGCTGATTCAACATAAATCAGCTACACTTTTTCTTCCACAGTTCAttagaaaatatcattcaaGACTAATCGAAGGCCGACCTCGAATAGAAGCTTGTCAGCAAGCATATCGACAGCAAGCTGTTCGTCTCCAAAGGAGTTGACACATGCAGTTCCTCCACAAGAAGCCGTCCTGACTTTGAAGGAAATGGTCCTCAAAGCTTCTCCCATGCATGTCAGCAGTCTGATCAATCCCTTATCAGGGGTTGCTTTGGTGAGAAACTCTTCCTACAATCACAAActccttttcaatttcaaacaaGCAATTTCACAAACACCTTGCAGGCAATATCACACAAAAACACTCACCAAACTATCCCCAATCTCACATCTGGTTTTGAGGGGAATGGTCTTTGACCTTGATGTCACCAGCTTCACTGATGACTTGGGAACTTGCCTTAATGACTCCCCAAATAGGGAGCTCGCTTTCAGATTCTATAATGCAATTTGATCAAACTTCAGCCACACATTTCCAAAATCTTGTAAAACAGAGAGATGGGTTTGGTTTGTACATACCTTGGAGGCGAAAGAAGGAGACAGGAGAGCAGTTGAATGGTTAGAAGAAAGGTTGGGAAAAAGAGCCCCGCGGGCGCAGCAAGCAATTCCAGTCTCCATAGGCGACCCAAGTAGAGGACTGTGATTCTGTCAACCTGCTGCTAATTGGACATGGAAGGTGGAAATGGAGGTGCAGAGTTGCAGGGAAGAGAGTGGATAAGGGGGTGATAGAGTTTATGCCGCGT
This genomic window from Cucurbita pepo subsp. pepo cultivar mu-cu-16 chromosome LG01, ASM280686v2, whole genome shotgun sequence contains:
- the LOC111777326 gene encoding uncharacterized protein LOC111777326, with translation MIGLLSEIIWRTSTGMNMAYQGKNGKWEGSVGGLVDAPVDKVWPLVTQSKRLQEWMPMVERCTDITGDEGTPGYIRVVSGFMFPQKDGERSWIKEKLLSMDSSARSYSYKMEASNVGLDGSINTLKLVDYGEDSTLIEWKFEINPLEGVCEESIIDFLGFLYKSCINRIEGAIEVAAHSKKV
- the LOC111777318 gene encoding sedoheptulose-1,7-bisphosphatase, chloroplastic — encoded protein: METGIACCARGALFPNLSSNHSTALLSPSFASKNLKASSLFGESLRQVPKSSVKLVTSRSKTIPLKTRCEIGDSLEEFLTKATPDKGLIRLLTCMGEALRTISFKVRTASCGGTACVNSFGDEQLAVDMLADKLLFEALRYSHFCKYACSEEVPELQDMGGPVEGGFSVAFDPLDGSSIVDTNFSVGTIFGVWPGDKLTGVKGSDQAAAAMGVYGPRTTYVLALKDFPGTHEFLLLDEGKWQHVKETTEIGEGKLFSPGNLRATFDNPDYDKLINYYVKEKYTLRYTGGMVPDVNQIIVKEKGIFTNVISPSTKAKLRLLFEVAPLGFLVEKAGGYSSDGRQSVLDKVIENLDERTQVAYGSKEEIIRFEETLYGSSRLNSGVPVGAAA